One window from the genome of uncultured Tateyamaria sp. encodes:
- a CDS encoding heparinase II/III family protein yields the protein MSTLTGFTARKARFLNRWHARRATSAKAATAFVSSPEPRTIGSFAKGRQLVAGNYLFAGALIEARDMPIWDVTAPDASYLNEIHGFAWLDDLAAVGDLSTRELGQTWLWGWIDRYGRGSGPGWTPDLTGRRLIRWINHALFLLRGLDAPAPDAFFQSLAQQTRFLSKRWHAAAPGLPRFEALTGLIYAGSALEGMEDLSPPAVAALARECDEQINDQGGLPTRNPEELLDVFTLLTWAAAALEDADKAVPDAHSDAIARIAPTLRTLRHSDGGLARFHGGGRGQEGWLDHALAACEVKTRQADGLSMGYARLSSGRTSVIIDASTPPKPEAGHNAHASTLAFEVTSGRRPLIVNCGSGASFGADWRRAGRATPSHSALSLDGYSSARLGDADRATARETLIDAPTHVPIEINHAPDGLRFQGGHNGYVRTHGLTHARQLELTFDGRGMAGEDMLLAMEDGEKRLFDKVMDAKMLSGIPFDIRFHLHPEVNAELDMGGSAVSIALKSGELWVFRHDGTQNLTLQPSVYLEKGRLKPRATQQIVLSGRAMTYATRVRWSLSKAQETAMGIRDLNRDDPAEVYD from the coding sequence ATGTCCACCCTGACCGGGTTCACCGCACGAAAAGCACGGTTCCTGAACCGTTGGCACGCGCGTCGTGCAACCAGCGCCAAGGCCGCGACGGCCTTTGTGTCATCGCCGGAACCTCGAACCATCGGCAGTTTCGCGAAGGGTCGGCAATTGGTGGCAGGCAACTATCTGTTTGCCGGTGCCCTGATCGAAGCAAGGGACATGCCGATCTGGGATGTCACGGCGCCGGATGCTTCATATCTGAATGAAATTCACGGCTTTGCCTGGCTGGACGATCTGGCCGCTGTGGGCGATCTGTCGACCCGGGAACTGGGGCAAACCTGGCTTTGGGGATGGATTGACCGCTATGGCCGGGGCAGTGGGCCGGGATGGACGCCGGACCTGACCGGGCGGCGGTTGATCCGATGGATCAACCATGCCCTGTTTCTGCTGCGCGGTCTGGATGCACCTGCGCCGGATGCCTTTTTCCAAAGCCTCGCACAGCAGACCCGGTTCCTGTCCAAGCGTTGGCATGCGGCAGCCCCCGGGCTGCCGCGGTTCGAGGCGTTGACTGGCCTGATCTATGCCGGCTCTGCGCTGGAAGGGATGGAGGACCTGTCGCCGCCGGCGGTGGCGGCATTGGCGCGCGAATGCGACGAGCAGATCAATGACCAGGGCGGTCTGCCCACCCGCAATCCCGAAGAATTGCTGGACGTCTTTACCTTGCTGACATGGGCTGCGGCGGCATTGGAAGATGCGGACAAAGCGGTGCCGGACGCGCACAGCGACGCAATTGCGCGCATTGCACCCACGTTGCGCACCCTGCGCCACTCCGATGGGGGCCTTGCCCGGTTTCACGGCGGTGGCCGTGGTCAGGAAGGGTGGCTGGATCACGCGCTGGCCGCATGCGAGGTCAAGACCCGGCAGGCGGACGGGCTGTCGATGGGATATGCGCGCCTGAGTTCCGGGCGGACAAGTGTGATCATTGATGCCTCAACGCCGCCGAAACCCGAGGCCGGGCACAATGCCCACGCCTCTACCCTCGCGTTCGAAGTCACGTCGGGGCGTCGCCCCTTGATCGTGAATTGCGGATCGGGGGCAAGTTTCGGAGCGGATTGGCGCCGGGCGGGGCGCGCCACACCGTCGCATTCGGCCCTGTCGCTTGATGGGTATTCCAGCGCGCGGCTGGGTGATGCGGACCGGGCCACCGCCCGCGAAACGCTGATTGATGCCCCGACCCATGTACCGATCGAGATCAACCACGCGCCGGACGGGCTGCGATTTCAGGGCGGGCACAACGGCTATGTTCGGACCCACGGGCTGACCCATGCGCGGCAGTTGGAATTGACATTCGATGGGCGTGGCATGGCGGGCGAAGACATGCTGCTGGCAATGGAAGATGGTGAAAAACGGTTATTCGACAAGGTGATGGATGCCAAGATGCTGTCGGGCATTCCCTTCGACATCCGGTTTCATCTGCATCCGGAGGTGAATGCCGAACTGGACATGGGCGGCTCTGCGGTGTCCATCGCCCTCAAGAGCGGAGAGCTTTGGGTGTTTCGCCATGACGGCACGCAGAACCTGACTTTGCAACCCAGCGTGTACCTGGAAAAGGGACGGTTGAAGCCGCGCGCGACGCAGCAGATTGTCCTGTCGGGCCGTGCCATGACCTATGCCACCCGCGTGCGCTGGTCCTTGTCGAAGGCGCAGGAAACTGCCATGGGCATCCGCGACCTGAACCGGGATGATCCCGCCGAGGTATACGACTAA
- a CDS encoding RsmB/NOP family class I SAM-dependent RNA methyltransferase — translation MSDTGLPARRSAIYLLDQILGEGKLMPELIGAGALDRLEPADRARAQRLATETLRGMERADRILQKHLQKYPPLTVRNALRVGTIELCAGEAAHGVVNSMVNIVSRHKRYGHLKGLTNAVLRKVADKGAEQWPTLRIPRLPKWLRGPLVDAWGGEAVLEMEKAHFEGAALDLSVKAAPEEVAAAVDGHVLPTGSVRVAASVQVSGLPGFTEGRWWVQDAAAAIPARVLDAQPGETVLDLCAAPGGKTLQLAAAGATVTAVDISEGRMERVKQNLVRTRLNADTRVEDAFDVTGQFDAILLDAPCSATGTIRRHPDLPFAKDGSEFGALIDMQARMLDHAVTLLKPGGRMVFCTCSLLPDEGEVQVEDALARHPNLSVDRAALNRPGVDPVWVTEEGGLRLRPDHWPDRGGMDGFYVACLRKSG, via the coding sequence ATGAGCGATACGGGACTGCCCGCGCGGCGCAGCGCGATCTACCTGCTGGATCAGATCCTTGGCGAGGGCAAGTTGATGCCCGAGCTGATCGGGGCGGGCGCATTGGATCGACTGGAACCTGCCGATCGTGCCCGGGCACAGCGTCTGGCCACCGAGACCCTGCGCGGCATGGAGCGGGCGGACCGTATCCTGCAAAAGCACCTGCAGAAGTACCCGCCGCTCACCGTTCGCAATGCGCTGCGCGTCGGAACGATCGAGCTGTGCGCAGGTGAGGCGGCGCATGGCGTCGTGAACTCGATGGTCAACATTGTGTCGCGCCATAAACGCTATGGGCATCTCAAGGGGCTGACGAATGCCGTGCTGCGCAAGGTGGCGGACAAAGGTGCGGAGCAGTGGCCCACGCTGCGCATTCCGCGCTTGCCCAAATGGTTGCGTGGCCCGCTTGTCGATGCATGGGGCGGCGAAGCGGTCCTTGAAATGGAAAAAGCGCACTTTGAGGGCGCTGCGCTGGATCTGAGCGTGAAAGCCGCGCCCGAAGAAGTCGCCGCTGCCGTTGACGGCCATGTGCTGCCGACGGGGTCGGTGCGTGTGGCCGCTTCGGTTCAGGTGTCTGGGCTTCCGGGCTTTACCGAAGGGAGATGGTGGGTGCAGGATGCCGCCGCCGCCATTCCTGCCCGTGTCCTGGACGCCCAGCCGGGCGAAACGGTTCTGGACCTCTGTGCCGCACCCGGCGGCAAGACCCTGCAACTGGCCGCTGCGGGGGCAACTGTGACAGCCGTCGACATTTCCGAAGGACGGATGGAACGGGTCAAGCAGAACCTGGTCCGCACCAGATTGAACGCCGACACGCGGGTCGAGGATGCCTTTGACGTGACGGGTCAGTTCGATGCGATCCTTCTTGATGCACCCTGTTCCGCCACGGGCACGATCCGTCGCCACCCGGATTTGCCCTTTGCCAAGGACGGGTCCGAATTTGGCGCATTGATCGACATGCAGGCGCGTATGCTGGATCACGCGGTCACCCTGCTGAAACCGGGTGGGCGCATGGTGTTCTGCACCTGTTCGCTGTTGCCGGACGAGGGCGAAGTGCAGGTCGAAGACGCACTTGCACGACATCCGAATCTGTCGGTTGATCGCGCGGCCCTGAACCGCCCTGGCGTCGATCCGGTTTGGGTCACGGAAGAAGGCGGATTGCGCCTGCGCCCGGATCACTGGCCAGACCGTGGCGGGATGGACGGCTTCTATGTGGCGTGCCTGCGCAAAAGCGGCTGA
- a CDS encoding DUF1674 domain-containing protein, with protein MSDDQPTDLPPAAVRALAEAEDRRKAAKKLDLPTELGGRDGPEPVRYGDWEKKGIAIDF; from the coding sequence ATGTCAGACGACCAGCCCACCGATCTGCCGCCCGCTGCAGTGCGCGCCCTGGCCGAGGCCGAGGACCGGCGCAAGGCTGCCAAGAAGCTGGACTTGCCGACCGAACTGGGCGGACGTGACGGACCGGAACCGGTCCGCTACGGGGATTGGGAGAAAAAGGGGATTGCGATCGATTTCTGA
- the dapB gene encoding 4-hydroxy-tetrahydrodipicolinate reductase: MSDLPGIVIAGASGRMGQMLIRSVLDSDRMRLVGALERPGHDWIGQDVGEAMGGKAVGARVFDDALEPMAQAQAVIDFTAPEATLALSKIAAQARAAHIIGTTGMSDEQIAQLEPAARHCAIVRAGNMSLGVNLLTQLVRQVAAALDEDFDIEVIEGHHHHKVDAPSGTALMLGEAAAEGRGVDLDKVRDAARDGITGARKRGDIGFSVIRGGDIVGEHEVLFAGAGERIVLKHMATDRALFAKGALRAALWAQDKAPGQYDMLDVLGMRG; encoded by the coding sequence ATGTCAGATTTGCCGGGGATCGTGATTGCAGGTGCATCGGGCCGGATGGGTCAGATGCTGATCCGGTCGGTTCTGGACAGCGACAGGATGCGTCTGGTCGGTGCGCTTGAGCGACCCGGGCACGATTGGATCGGGCAGGACGTGGGCGAAGCCATGGGGGGCAAGGCCGTCGGCGCCCGTGTCTTTGACGATGCGCTGGAACCGATGGCGCAGGCGCAGGCCGTGATCGATTTCACCGCACCCGAGGCAACACTCGCCTTGTCGAAGATCGCGGCACAGGCGCGCGCGGCGCATATCATAGGCACAACCGGCATGAGCGATGAACAGATCGCCCAATTGGAACCGGCCGCGCGCCATTGCGCCATCGTGCGGGCAGGCAACATGAGCCTGGGGGTGAACCTTTTGACCCAGCTGGTCAGACAGGTCGCTGCCGCGCTGGACGAGGATTTTGATATCGAGGTGATCGAGGGGCACCATCACCACAAGGTGGATGCACCGTCAGGCACCGCCCTGATGCTGGGTGAGGCCGCAGCCGAAGGGCGCGGCGTTGATCTGGACAAGGTGCGCGATGCAGCCCGGGACGGCATAACCGGTGCCCGCAAGCGCGGCGATATCGGTTTTTCGGTCATTCGGGGCGGCGATATCGTGGGCGAGCACGAGGTCCTGTTTGCCGGGGCGGGCGAACGCATTGTCCTCAAGCACATGGCGACCGACAGGGCGCTTTTTGCAAAGGGCGCGTTGCGGGCCGCCCTCTGGGCCCAGGACAAGGCCCCCGGGCAGTATGACATGCTGGATGTATTGGGAATGCGTGGATAA
- a CDS encoding dihydrodipicolinate reductase, whose product MRVIKLAAVAAVAAGPALADLVKVDNQQKFVQLVNGKTLTRPFVKLNVRPDGQIEGRGARWDVEGTWSWQNGYFCRDLFWGGDPLGYNCQEVQASDDGRIKFTSDRGAGDSAMFRLR is encoded by the coding sequence ATGCGTGTGATAAAGCTTGCGGCTGTGGCCGCTGTTGCAGCCGGGCCCGCCCTGGCCGACCTCGTGAAGGTCGACAATCAGCAGAAATTCGTGCAACTGGTGAACGGCAAGACGCTGACCCGCCCGTTTGTGAAGCTGAATGTGAGGCCAGATGGTCAGATCGAGGGCCGTGGCGCGCGCTGGGACGTCGAAGGCACGTGGTCCTGGCAAAACGGGTACTTCTGCCGCGATCTGTTCTGGGGCGGTGACCCGCTGGGCTATAACTGTCAGGAAGTTCAGGCCAGTGACGATGGTCGGATCAAGTTTACATCCGACCGTGGTGCCGGGGACAGCGCGATGTTCCGCTTGCGGTAA
- a CDS encoding phosphodiester glycosidase family protein: MMRAAAALVLLVWTLPVWAVTCDTIRYEGNRYTACTVDPARDELRLFLYDTDGAPYGQFSAVDQALTAEGKALTFAMNAGMYHEDRAPVGHYVENGKEIMRVIANPGPGNFGLLPNGILCLRPGRADVFETLDFVDRSPDCKFATQSGPMLVIDGQLHPRFLPDSTSRFVRNGVGTSADGRKAVFVISNNAVTFHEFGSLFKDGLGLPNALFFDGNISRLYAPQVNRDDFGFALGPIIGTVAPAAR, translated from the coding sequence ATGATGCGAGCAGCAGCGGCGCTGGTGCTGCTGGTCTGGACCTTGCCGGTCTGGGCCGTCACCTGCGACACCATCCGGTACGAGGGCAACCGCTATACCGCCTGCACCGTCGATCCCGCAAGAGACGAGCTGCGCCTCTTCCTTTATGACACCGACGGCGCGCCTTATGGGCAATTCAGCGCCGTGGATCAGGCGCTGACGGCCGAAGGCAAGGCCCTGACCTTTGCCATGAACGCCGGCATGTATCACGAAGACCGCGCGCCCGTCGGGCATTATGTGGAAAACGGGAAAGAGATCATGCGCGTGATCGCAAATCCCGGTCCCGGCAATTTCGGGCTGTTGCCCAATGGCATCCTGTGCCTGCGCCCGGGCCGGGCCGACGTGTTCGAAACGCTCGATTTTGTGGACCGGTCACCCGACTGCAAATTTGCGACGCAATCCGGGCCGATGTTGGTCATCGACGGGCAACTGCATCCCCGGTTTCTGCCCGACAGCACGTCCCGCTTTGTCCGCAACGGTGTCGGGACCAGCGCCGATGGGCGCAAGGCCGTATTTGTCATTTCGAACAACGCTGTCACCTTCCACGAATTCGGCAGCCTGTTCAAAGACGGGTTGGGCCTGCCCAACGCGCTGTTCTTCGATGGCAACATCTCGCGCCTTTATGCGCCGCAGGTGAACAGGGATGACTTTGGCTTTGCCCTTGGGCCCATTATCGGAACGGTTGCGCCCGCCGCGCGTTAG
- a CDS encoding MATE family efflux transporter: MPTSANLNDHPIGWALFRVSAPMSIGIFGVLMVGLADAFFLARYGDFALTAVGFIYPVTMTLTSLSIGLSAGTSTVVSQALGRGEDEEKQRTTMHAMLMGLGLASVATLAFYLAAPWLFGLMGASGQVLDAVMAYIPWWCLSFPLLVMAQLLNSVFRAAGRSEIAAITMFGQATLNIALTPLLIFGWGPVPELGVAGAGLATFLARALGFFGILIYAWWTSELCFDVNPLKGLLASIRKIGRVAAPASLSNAINPGGMAAVTAAVAIVGDAAVAGFGAATRVQSLLFVPMLALSAGIGPVVGQAWGAEDRQRAQKAVRLTILTCLAYGAGLSAVLLLFAQPIAALVADNKEAATYGAQYLRFVGLSFFGYGILITANAAMNARDRALWSMGLSAARITLIYIPFAWAGVLIFGFSGVLWAAILANTLGAWGAVIACRAVGLLDTDMPGIGGPARAARSLVSPD; the protein is encoded by the coding sequence ATGCCAACATCTGCAAATCTGAATGATCACCCCATAGGCTGGGCACTCTTTCGCGTGTCTGCCCCGATGAGTATCGGCATTTTCGGAGTGCTTATGGTCGGGCTCGCCGACGCTTTCTTTCTGGCACGATACGGGGATTTTGCGCTGACGGCCGTCGGCTTCATCTATCCGGTCACCATGACCCTGACCTCACTGTCCATCGGGTTGAGTGCCGGAACCAGCACCGTTGTCAGCCAGGCCCTCGGGCGGGGAGAAGACGAGGAAAAACAGCGCACCACCATGCACGCGATGCTGATGGGGCTTGGGCTTGCATCGGTCGCCACGCTTGCCTTTTACCTGGCGGCTCCTTGGCTCTTTGGCCTCATGGGCGCGTCGGGACAGGTGCTTGATGCTGTCATGGCCTATATCCCTTGGTGGTGCCTCAGTTTTCCGCTTCTGGTCATGGCACAGCTTCTGAATTCGGTCTTTCGTGCGGCAGGGCGTTCCGAAATTGCGGCGATCACCATGTTCGGCCAGGCAACCCTGAACATCGCCCTGACCCCGCTTCTGATCTTTGGTTGGGGACCGGTGCCTGAACTTGGTGTCGCGGGTGCCGGGCTCGCGACCTTCCTCGCGCGCGCCCTTGGGTTTTTCGGTATCCTTATCTACGCCTGGTGGACATCCGAACTGTGTTTCGATGTGAACCCGCTCAAGGGCCTGCTGGCGTCGATCCGCAAGATTGGGCGGGTCGCGGCCCCCGCTTCGCTTTCCAATGCGATCAATCCGGGCGGCATGGCCGCTGTGACCGCAGCCGTTGCGATTGTCGGCGATGCAGCCGTCGCGGGGTTTGGCGCCGCAACACGCGTTCAATCGCTGTTGTTTGTGCCCATGCTGGCCCTGTCGGCGGGCATTGGCCCTGTGGTGGGGCAGGCCTGGGGCGCCGAAGACCGGCAGCGCGCGCAGAAGGCCGTACGCCTGACAATCCTGACCTGTCTCGCCTATGGCGCGGGTCTGAGCGCGGTCCTGCTGCTGTTTGCCCAGCCGATTGCCGCACTGGTGGCCGACAACAAGGAGGCGGCCACCTACGGCGCGCAATACCTCCGCTTCGTCGGGTTGTCCTTCTTTGGATATGGCATTCTGATTACCGCGAACGCCGCGATGAACGCACGGGATCGCGCGCTGTGGTCAATGGGACTGAGTGCTGCGCGGATTACGCTGATCTATATCCCCTTTGCCTGGGCGGGTGTCCTGATCTTCGGCTTCAGTGGTGTTCTTTGGGCCGCAATACTTGCAAACACGCTGGGCGCGTGGGGCGCAGTGATTGCATGCCGCGCCGTCGGACTGCTGGACACGGATATGCCCGGGATCGGCGGTCCCGCCCGGGCGGCGCGATCCTTGGTGTCGCCTGATTGA
- the truB gene encoding tRNA pseudouridine(55) synthase TruB, whose protein sequence is MGRSRKGRDISGWLVVDKPAGLTSTAVVNKVRWALQAKKAGHAGTLDPEATGVLAVALGEATKTVPYITDALKAYRFTVRWGQATNTDDAEGEVVATSDIRPTDDQIKDALGQFIGDIMQVPPKFSAVKVDGQRAYKLARDGEDIELAARPLWVEELVLTDRPDTDHAELEMVCGKGGYVRSIARDLGQALGCYGHVRYLRRIWSGPFDAEDGLTFEQIEEMAQTPDLDDHLRPTAEGLADLPELRATPEGAARLRNGNPGMVLASDIEYGTECWASLDGVPIAVGRYKAGELHPARVFNL, encoded by the coding sequence ATGGGCCGTTCACGCAAAGGGCGCGACATTTCCGGGTGGTTGGTGGTGGACAAGCCCGCAGGCCTGACCTCAACCGCCGTGGTGAACAAGGTGCGTTGGGCGCTGCAGGCCAAAAAGGCCGGGCACGCAGGCACCCTCGATCCCGAGGCAACCGGCGTGTTGGCCGTCGCCCTGGGCGAGGCAACCAAGACAGTCCCCTACATCACCGATGCGCTCAAGGCCTACCGCTTCACGGTGCGATGGGGCCAGGCCACCAATACCGACGATGCCGAGGGCGAGGTGGTCGCGACATCGGATATCCGGCCCACGGATGACCAGATCAAGGATGCACTGGGACAGTTCATCGGCGACATCATGCAGGTCCCGCCCAAATTTTCAGCCGTCAAGGTCGACGGGCAACGCGCCTACAAACTGGCCCGCGATGGCGAAGACATTGAACTCGCCGCCCGCCCGCTTTGGGTCGAGGAACTGGTGCTGACCGACCGGCCCGACACAGACCACGCAGAGCTTGAGATGGTGTGCGGCAAAGGCGGCTATGTGCGGTCCATTGCCCGCGATCTGGGCCAGGCACTGGGCTGCTACGGCCATGTGCGGTACCTGCGACGGATCTGGTCCGGCCCCTTCGACGCCGAAGACGGCCTGACCTTTGAGCAGATCGAAGAAATGGCGCAGACGCCCGACCTGGATGACCACCTGCGCCCGACCGCCGAAGGACTGGCCGACCTGCCCGAACTGCGCGCGACGCCGGAAGGGGCCGCGCGCCTGCGCAACGGCAACCCGGGCATGGTCCTTGCGTCGGACATTGAATACGGGACCGAGTGTTGGGCATCCCTGGACGGCGTGCCAATCGCCGTTGGCCGGTACAAGGCAGGCGAATTGCACCCGGCGCGTGTGTTCAACCTGTAA
- the rbfA gene encoding 30S ribosome-binding factor RbfA: MAKNKFHDGPGPSQRQLRVGELIRRTLSEVLARGDVHDPDLNRMSITVGEVRTSPDLRIATAYVLPLGGQGQEDVLKLLARNKGELRRAVSKKLALKFAPDLRFQLDETFDRMDDTRRMLNQDAVRRDTKA; encoded by the coding sequence ATGGCAAAGAACAAGTTTCACGATGGCCCCGGCCCCTCGCAACGGCAGTTGCGCGTTGGCGAACTGATCCGCCGCACCCTGTCCGAGGTGCTGGCGCGCGGCGACGTGCATGACCCCGATCTGAACCGCATGTCCATCACCGTGGGCGAGGTGCGCACATCTCCCGACCTCAGGATCGCGACGGCCTATGTTTTGCCGCTGGGCGGGCAGGGGCAAGAGGATGTCCTCAAGCTGTTGGCCCGCAACAAGGGCGAATTGCGACGTGCGGTGTCCAAGAAGCTGGCGCTCAAGTTCGCGCCCGACCTGCGGTTTCAGCTGGACGAGACGTTTGACCGGATGGACGACACACGGCGCATGCTGAACCAGGACGCCGTGCGGCGGGACACCAAGGCATGA